From one Zhongshania sp. R06B22 genomic stretch:
- a CDS encoding DUF3604 domain-containing protein, with protein sequence MTACFSVVSKGFLRTLRFVLFASLALVLVAGLHAEEVVSKDSSEDQSGYRESRQPCLNRDSQRQVFFGDTHVHTKYSLDASTQGTRTSPADAYRFARGAELGVQPWTADGKPLRRLRLDRPLDFAVVTDHAELFGEVEMCQTPSFESYTSWQCKVYRNFPRAAFFLFNTQSSRGKRLGMCGEDGAFCRDAGLRPWQEIQHAAEAAYDRSEDCEFTSFVAYEWTGASANLANLHRNILFKNKQVPTLPLSFIDTPSAPLLWDALDRDCVNAGTGCEVLVIPHNSNLSDGYMFSLARDDGGPITAEDAKQRARLERLVELMQHKGSSECFYDPLNSADELCGFEQLPYGTFADKFVGKILPFMSKPPKPDAGFIRDVLRDGMAQEQRLGVNPFKLGFIASSDTHLGAPGAVAEQGFLGHGGAGVPVGEEVPEGLPDDLEFNPGGLAAVWAEENSRTSLFEGMQRRETYGTSGPRISLRFFGGDELLPEDICERSDYVALGYEHGVAMGGDLSLLDASASPVFTAFAKMDAGRSGRPGMPLQRIQIIKGSVDDKGQRDEKVIDIAGDAASDAGVNLKTCETFGRGYTQLCGRWKDPQFDPAEHAYYYARVVENPSCRWSQQICVAAKVDCDDPSTIKPGYEQCCVAAHRPIIQERAWSSPIWFSPMAELSPKPMQDANTVGGPLP encoded by the coding sequence ATGACTGCGTGTTTCTCGGTAGTTTCCAAGGGATTCTTAAGAACGTTACGATTTGTCCTATTCGCCTCTTTAGCCTTGGTTTTGGTGGCTGGGCTGCATGCAGAAGAGGTGGTTAGTAAAGATTCTTCTGAAGATCAGAGTGGCTATCGCGAGTCGCGACAACCTTGCTTAAACCGTGATTCGCAGCGCCAGGTGTTTTTTGGCGACACTCATGTTCATACCAAATATTCTTTAGATGCCAGTACCCAAGGTACCCGCACCTCGCCGGCAGATGCCTATCGTTTTGCCCGCGGTGCAGAACTGGGTGTGCAGCCCTGGACAGCTGATGGTAAACCCCTGCGGCGCTTGCGCTTAGACCGGCCTTTAGATTTTGCGGTGGTGACGGATCACGCAGAATTATTTGGTGAAGTGGAGATGTGCCAAACACCTAGTTTTGAGTCTTACACTAGTTGGCAATGTAAGGTTTATCGAAACTTTCCTCGCGCTGCTTTTTTCCTTTTTAACACCCAATCTTCCCGGGGCAAACGCTTAGGTATGTGTGGTGAAGATGGGGCGTTCTGCCGGGACGCGGGATTACGTCCTTGGCAGGAAATTCAGCACGCCGCGGAAGCCGCTTATGACAGAAGCGAAGATTGCGAATTTACCAGTTTTGTTGCTTATGAATGGACGGGAGCATCTGCCAATCTCGCCAATTTGCATCGTAATATATTATTTAAAAACAAACAGGTGCCGACTTTACCTCTTAGCTTTATCGATACCCCGTCAGCGCCCTTGTTGTGGGATGCCCTAGATCGTGACTGTGTTAATGCGGGAACCGGCTGTGAGGTACTTGTGATACCGCATAATTCGAATCTAAGCGATGGCTATATGTTTAGCTTAGCTCGCGATGACGGCGGGCCCATCACCGCCGAAGATGCCAAGCAACGGGCGAGGTTGGAGCGTTTGGTTGAGCTGATGCAGCACAAGGGCAGCTCTGAATGTTTTTACGACCCCTTAAATAGTGCCGATGAGCTATGTGGTTTTGAGCAACTACCCTACGGGACTTTTGCGGATAAATTTGTCGGCAAAATATTGCCATTTATGAGTAAGCCGCCCAAACCCGATGCCGGATTTATTCGCGATGTTTTACGTGATGGTATGGCGCAGGAGCAACGATTGGGAGTGAATCCATTTAAACTCGGTTTTATTGCTAGCTCAGATACCCATCTAGGCGCACCGGGTGCGGTGGCAGAGCAAGGGTTCTTGGGCCATGGTGGCGCGGGTGTGCCGGTTGGTGAAGAGGTGCCAGAAGGCCTACCCGATGATCTAGAATTTAATCCTGGCGGCTTAGCGGCGGTGTGGGCGGAGGAAAATAGCCGGACGTCCCTGTTTGAGGGCATGCAGCGGCGCGAAACTTATGGCACCAGTGGCCCGCGTATAAGCCTGCGATTTTTCGGAGGTGATGAGCTCTTGCCAGAGGATATTTGCGAACGCAGTGATTATGTTGCACTGGGCTATGAGCACGGCGTCGCGATGGGCGGCGATTTAAGTTTACTGGATGCAAGCGCGTCGCCCGTGTTTACCGCATTTGCAAAAATGGATGCTGGTCGTTCCGGTCGTCCGGGAATGCCGTTGCAGCGAATTCAAATCATTAAAGGTAGTGTTGATGATAAGGGGCAGCGCGATGAAAAGGTGATTGATATTGCCGGTGACGCCGCCAGCGATGCGGGTGTTAATTTAAAAACCTGCGAAACGTTTGGCCGCGGATATACCCAGCTATGCGGTCGCTGGAAGGACCCTCAGTTTGATCCCGCCGAGCATGCATATTACTACGCCCGTGTCGTCGAAAATCCGAGCTGTCGTTGGAGTCAGCAAATATGTGTGGCGGCAAAAGTTGACTGTGATGATCCCAGTACTATAAAACCAGGATACGAGCAGTGTTGTGTCGCTGCGCATCGACCTATTATTCAGGAGCGAGCTTGGTCGTCGCCTATTTGGTTTTCGCCTATGGCTGAGCTAAGCCCTAAGCCGATGCAAGACGCTAATACAGTCGGCGGGCCTCTGCCTTGA
- a CDS encoding DUF2971 domain-containing protein — protein sequence MISNITEALFSEQPQETLYHYTSLSGVLGIIGSRTLWASDIRYMNDSAELRHTADLLANEVAKRINQAHPRPHLLTCFLDWVKHRITNGHILFGASFRSNGNLLSQWRGYSSVGKGASLGFNPATVVACAAKQQFRMGRCIYDHLAQQALIGQVIDSVEVLADSIEDGVERTVYHQLFEHLESDLLRLAAILKHPSFEEEQEWRLVSPVVSDYRDAAVNFREGRSMLVPYMRFSLVSDDSNAVDLDHVYLGPTPNISLSMNSMKMCLDKHGIRPLSGIEYCQIPYRQN from the coding sequence ATGATAAGTAACATCACCGAAGCCTTATTTTCTGAACAGCCCCAAGAAACCCTATACCACTACACATCACTCAGTGGCGTTCTCGGTATTATCGGTAGCCGCACACTGTGGGCGAGTGATATTCGTTATATGAATGATTCTGCAGAGTTGCGTCATACCGCAGACCTGCTTGCCAATGAGGTCGCTAAACGTATTAACCAAGCTCATCCCCGCCCGCATTTATTGACTTGTTTTTTGGACTGGGTAAAACATCGTATTACCAACGGTCATATATTGTTTGGCGCGTCGTTTCGTTCAAATGGTAACTTGTTGAGCCAATGGCGCGGCTACAGTTCGGTTGGCAAGGGCGCTAGCCTAGGCTTTAATCCGGCCACTGTGGTGGCTTGTGCGGCGAAGCAGCAATTTCGGATGGGGCGCTGTATCTATGATCATTTGGCGCAGCAGGCTTTAATTGGGCAGGTAATAGATTCGGTAGAAGTGTTGGCTGATAGCATTGAGGATGGCGTCGAACGCACTGTTTACCATCAGTTGTTTGAGCATCTTGAGAGTGATTTACTGCGCTTGGCGGCCATTCTTAAGCATCCCTCATTTGAGGAAGAGCAAGAGTGGCGTCTAGTATCGCCAGTGGTATCAGATTATCGTGACGCCGCGGTAAATTTCCGTGAAGGTCGCAGCATGCTAGTACCCTATATGCGTTTTTCACTAGTATCGGACGACAGCAATGCCGTCGACTTAGATCATGTGTATTTAGGGCCCACACCAAATATCAGTTTGTCGATGAACTCGATGAAAATGTGTCTAGACAAACACGGTATTCGCCCTCTGAGTGGCATCGAGTATTGTCAAATTCCCTATCGCCAAAATTAA
- a CDS encoding HupE/UreJ family protein, with protein MRILSALLIFFSLCSGLNAHKLAPSLLELRELPGGVIGLTWKTPVLAASLPNVVLPESCRTIDRAEKTVRDGAVEQRYTLACAAPVSSLVFAINGLSESRSAALLRWYGGDGGEQQSLLGSDEDRFSPALVTSSGPPILQFTGLGIKHILIGSDHLLFVLGLLLIAGHRYRLLIWISSFTVGHSITLFLVSMGVIPHWPAMAEWLIAASVLVMALYAGRYRHSDESRNYSKGFTAIVALFGVLHGLGFAAVLEELRVPSGDMLPALLGFNIGIELGQIFFIAMVAVALMIGKRLLVARLQWRDHIIAMTRSATIYVMGSVAAYWMIDRGLILFEATFRSIY; from the coding sequence ATGCGAATACTTAGTGCTTTACTCATATTTTTTAGCCTTTGCAGCGGGCTTAATGCACATAAACTGGCACCGTCTTTACTTGAACTTAGGGAGTTGCCTGGCGGTGTGATTGGGCTTACATGGAAAACCCCGGTTTTAGCGGCGAGCTTGCCAAATGTGGTCTTACCTGAATCCTGCCGCACGATAGATCGTGCCGAAAAAACAGTGCGTGATGGCGCAGTAGAGCAGCGTTATACCCTTGCCTGTGCAGCGCCAGTGTCCTCCTTAGTGTTCGCTATTAACGGACTTAGTGAGTCGCGTTCTGCAGCACTGCTGCGTTGGTATGGCGGTGATGGCGGCGAGCAGCAGAGTTTGCTGGGCTCCGATGAGGATAGGTTCTCGCCGGCGCTTGTCACTAGCAGTGGGCCGCCGATACTGCAATTTACTGGCCTGGGTATCAAGCACATCCTTATTGGCAGCGATCATCTCTTATTCGTTTTGGGTCTGTTACTGATCGCCGGTCATCGCTATCGTCTCCTTATCTGGATAAGCTCTTTTACCGTAGGTCACAGCATCACCTTATTTCTAGTCAGTATGGGTGTCATTCCACATTGGCCGGCCATGGCTGAATGGCTTATTGCTGCGAGTGTTTTAGTCATGGCGCTGTATGCGGGCAGGTATCGGCACAGCGACGAATCAAGAAATTATAGTAAAGGCTTTACTGCAATAGTTGCGCTCTTTGGTGTGTTGCATGGCCTGGGTTTTGCGGCGGTATTGGAAGAACTTAGGGTGCCCAGTGGCGACATGCTGCCGGCGCTTTTGGGCTTTAATATTGGCATTGAGCTGGGGCAGATTTTCTTTATTGCCATGGTCGCGGTCGCACTAATGATAGGGAAACGCTTGTTAGTGGCTAGGCTTCAGTGGCGGGATCACATCATAGCTATGACGCGCTCAGCAACAATTTATGTTATGGGATCAGTCGCTGCTTACTGGATGATTGATCGTGGCCTCATTTTATTTGAAGCCACGTTTCGCAGTATTTACTAG
- a CDS encoding alpha/beta fold hydrolase produces MPRVVRLHTEVSGSGPVSVVLLHGLFGSASNLMAVARCLEKYFTVIRMDLRNHGKSAHSDQMDIPVMAEDVVAAMDTLDIPRAHLLGHSLGGKVAMQVAITQPERVRRLIVADIAPVRYGRGHDAIITALLGLDLRSLRNREHADQLLVKDVPELGIRQFLLKNLMRDGKDGWAWRMNLAVIAELYDNLRDAPSPDLFNGPSLFIRGELSGYIRDENRAPMMRQFPNMYFETIPKAGHWLHAEYPAIFNGLVEEFLRADEAAYEGGAA; encoded by the coding sequence ATGCCCAGAGTAGTGAGATTGCATACTGAAGTGAGTGGTAGTGGGCCTGTTAGCGTTGTTTTATTACACGGTCTGTTTGGCTCGGCGAGTAACTTGATGGCAGTTGCACGTTGTTTAGAAAAATACTTTACGGTAATTCGCATGGATCTGCGTAATCACGGTAAGTCGGCGCATAGTGATCAAATGGATATTCCGGTCATGGCGGAAGATGTTGTTGCGGCTATGGACACGCTGGATATTCCAAGAGCACATTTACTCGGTCACTCTCTTGGTGGCAAAGTCGCGATGCAAGTCGCAATAACACAGCCCGAGCGGGTGCGGCGCTTAATCGTTGCTGATATCGCTCCGGTGCGCTACGGGCGCGGCCACGACGCAATTATTACTGCATTGCTGGGTCTGGATTTACGTTCGCTAAGAAACCGCGAACACGCAGATCAGCTGTTAGTGAAGGATGTGCCAGAGCTTGGAATACGCCAATTCTTACTCAAAAATTTAATGCGCGACGGCAAGGATGGCTGGGCGTGGAGAATGAATTTGGCGGTGATCGCCGAGCTATATGACAATCTTCGAGATGCACCATCTCCAGATTTGTTTAATGGCCCAAGCTTGTTCATTCGCGGAGAGCTGTCAGGCTATATTCGCGACGAAAATCGGGCGCCAATGATGCGTCAATTTCCCAATATGTATTTTGAGACCATTCCTAAGGCGGGTCATTGGCTACATGCGGAATACCCAGCTATTTTTAATGGTCTGGTGGAAGAGTTTTTGCGGGCTGATGAGGCTGCGTACGAGGGTGGTGCGGCATAA
- a CDS encoding glycine zipper 2TM domain-containing protein — protein MFQYRIIPLIFACASPVFADHRSNSVKHTQYARVTQVQAVYERVAFNAPIEQCWEETVSHHGSSSAPIFGAIIGGALGNELGHHKSNKRVGTVVGAVLGATVASDISRRRGSNHYETIERCEIQQHREWRDEVVGYDVSYRYQGEIYHTRLPYNPGEEIEIEVKVTPRG, from the coding sequence ATGTTCCAGTATCGCATTATCCCGTTGATCTTTGCCTGCGCTAGCCCAGTGTTTGCCGACCACCGAAGCAACAGCGTCAAGCACACTCAATACGCACGGGTTACTCAGGTTCAGGCGGTTTACGAGCGTGTAGCCTTTAATGCGCCGATAGAGCAATGTTGGGAGGAAACAGTCTCTCACCACGGCAGTAGCTCTGCGCCAATTTTTGGCGCCATCATTGGCGGCGCACTCGGCAATGAGCTTGGCCACCACAAAAGCAACAAACGCGTTGGCACGGTAGTAGGCGCTGTACTGGGAGCCACGGTTGCGTCTGACATTTCCCGCCGACGGGGATCAAACCACTATGAAACTATCGAGCGCTGCGAAATCCAACAACATCGCGAATGGCGAGATGAAGTAGTGGGCTATGATGTAAGCTATCGCTACCAAGGCGAGATTTATCACACCCGCTTACCCTATAATCCCGGTGAAGAAATAGAAATTGAGGTCAAAGTCACTCCGCGTGGCTAA
- a CDS encoding glutathione S-transferase family protein has protein sequence MKLYTYAPAPNPRRVGLLMKYKGIELETQEIDMMAKEQLSPAFSAVNPRLTLPTLVLDDGTILSDTVAICAYLDDVFPDKPVFGKTGLQRAQIIGYCHQIFFEGFSAVGEVLRNKGKAFQDSPLPGPLKMPQIAELVERGNLRITAFFETMNTEVESKEYLVGDTVSQADIDLYVVLGFCGWVRRAIPEDCGALQTWFDNMKLKLGE, from the coding sequence GTGAAACTATATACATACGCTCCAGCGCCAAATCCGCGCCGAGTCGGTCTATTGATGAAATACAAGGGTATCGAATTAGAGACCCAAGAAATCGATATGATGGCAAAAGAGCAGCTTTCCCCAGCGTTTAGTGCGGTCAATCCTCGCTTGACCTTGCCGACCTTGGTATTGGACGACGGTACGATCTTGTCTGATACCGTCGCAATTTGTGCTTATTTGGATGATGTTTTTCCAGATAAACCCGTTTTTGGGAAAACGGGATTACAGCGCGCTCAAATTATTGGCTATTGCCACCAGATATTTTTTGAAGGTTTTAGCGCTGTTGGCGAAGTGCTTAGAAACAAGGGCAAAGCCTTTCAAGACAGTCCGCTTCCCGGGCCCCTGAAAATGCCGCAAATTGCGGAGTTAGTAGAACGTGGCAACCTTCGCATTACAGCCTTCTTTGAGACAATGAATACTGAGGTAGAGAGTAAAGAGTATTTAGTCGGTGATACAGTCTCGCAGGCTGATATCGACCTTTATGTGGTGCTCGGATTTTGTGGCTGGGTACGACGTGCAATTCCAGAGGATTGCGGCGCATTGCAGACCTGGTTCGATAATATGAAGTTGAAGTTGGGCGAGTAG
- a CDS encoding peptidylprolyl isomerase, protein MNVLTSDWTRSTGRAATPIELSHLAQVALDEKMLVKEAMLQGLHKSDTVINQRLLRDADFLGLEGSVKDKIDAVVAMNMAASDEVIRRRLMQLLQHNMTELEEEGSYPTAAQLSGIYAESKELGLVAARFSFEHIFFNSDDGEAKAKALVALNASMADQGDVFLDGNYFSNLTLVSITSKFGEDFSLALVNTDTPVNDWFGPLQSAYGFHLVRILQRHDSYRRSQADMAPLLADRWRRERQAQVWAAYIDKLRDKYQVVCHANT, encoded by the coding sequence TTGAATGTTCTAACATCTGATTGGACGCGCAGTACTGGCCGAGCGGCGACGCCGATTGAACTCAGTCATTTAGCGCAAGTCGCCTTGGATGAGAAAATGCTAGTAAAGGAGGCCATGCTGCAAGGTTTGCATAAATCAGATACCGTCATAAATCAGCGCTTGCTTCGAGATGCGGACTTTTTGGGTCTTGAAGGAAGTGTAAAAGACAAAATTGATGCCGTAGTGGCGATGAATATGGCGGCGAGCGATGAGGTTATTCGTCGTCGCTTAATGCAGCTGTTGCAGCATAATATGACAGAGCTTGAGGAGGAGGGCAGTTATCCCACGGCAGCGCAGTTAAGCGGGATATACGCCGAGAGCAAAGAGCTCGGTCTCGTTGCGGCGCGCTTTAGTTTCGAACATATATTTTTTAACTCTGATGACGGAGAAGCTAAAGCTAAAGCGCTAGTGGCGCTAAATGCGTCTATGGCTGATCAGGGTGACGTGTTCTTGGATGGTAATTATTTTTCTAATTTGACGCTGGTGTCGATAACCTCAAAATTTGGTGAAGACTTTAGTCTTGCACTAGTGAACACAGATACGCCTGTGAATGATTGGTTTGGGCCGCTGCAATCAGCTTACGGGTTTCATCTGGTGCGTATTCTGCAACGTCACGATAGCTATCGGCGTTCGCAGGCAGATATGGCACCGCTGCTAGCAGATCGTTGGCGTCGAGAGCGGCAAGCCCAAGTCTGGGCTGCATATATTGATAAACTGCGTGACAAATATCAGGTGGTCTGTCATGCGAATACTTAG